A section of the Paenibacillus aurantius genome encodes:
- a CDS encoding nitroreductase family protein → MTTKPVTNDFREIVAGRRSIKNYDPSVKISREEMEEILTLATLAPSSVNMQPWRFLVIESPEAKAILAPLARFNRNQVETSSAVIGVFGDMNNYVHAEEIYGQAVEQGFMPQEVKDKILSSFKGYYETISREDMRDVVLVDGGLVSMQLMLAARAFGYDTNPIGGYEKDKIAEAFGYDKDRYVPVMLISIGKAADSGHPSTRLPLNKVAQWK, encoded by the coding sequence ATGACAACCAAACCGGTAACCAACGATTTTCGTGAGATAGTGGCCGGACGCCGGTCCATCAAGAACTATGACCCCTCGGTCAAAATCAGCCGGGAGGAGATGGAGGAAATCCTCACGCTCGCGACCCTGGCTCCTTCCTCCGTCAATATGCAGCCTTGGCGCTTCCTCGTCATCGAAAGCCCGGAGGCCAAAGCGATCCTGGCTCCGCTCGCCCGCTTCAACCGGAACCAGGTCGAAACGTCCTCCGCGGTCATCGGGGTCTTCGGAGACATGAACAACTACGTCCATGCCGAAGAGATCTACGGACAAGCCGTGGAACAGGGCTTCATGCCGCAGGAGGTCAAAGACAAGATCCTGTCCTCCTTCAAGGGGTATTACGAAACGATTTCCCGCGAGGACATGAGGGACGTCGTGCTCGTGGACGGCGGTCTCGTGTCCATGCAGCTGATGCTCGCGGCCCGGGCCTTCGGCTATGACACCAATCCGATCGGGGGCTACGAGAAGGACAAGATCGCGGAAGCGTTCGGGTACGACAAGGACCGCTATGTTCCGGTCATGCTCATCTCGATCGGCAAAGCCGCCGACAGCGGACACCCTTCCACCCGGCTTCCTCTCAACAAAGTCGCCCAATGGAAATAA
- a CDS encoding TetR/AcrR family transcriptional regulator → MRKIEPEERQRMRQAYAKKIIKAVRTQGFQSLTIQDLADLMNMSRASLYNYFSSKEDIITEAAEVCMAYIREADQTISNEALPYPIRLQKVFEQAVFSAIYASDVFLHDLQTSCPLLFETKTASEKERLASLHSFYRGGMQKGIFHELNPSILIMQDEVVLRKMLSSSFLMEEGLSLKQALYDYYEAKKVQLVRPEHLPDQDHSSLHEGIERILRKLAET, encoded by the coding sequence TTGCGCAAAATCGAGCCGGAAGAAAGACAGCGCATGAGGCAGGCCTATGCCAAAAAAATCATTAAAGCGGTCCGCACCCAAGGGTTCCAATCCCTTACGATCCAAGATCTGGCCGATCTGATGAACATGAGCCGGGCCTCCCTCTATAACTATTTCTCCTCCAAGGAAGACATCATCACGGAGGCGGCGGAAGTGTGCATGGCCTATATCCGGGAAGCGGACCAGACGATCTCCAACGAAGCCTTACCGTACCCCATCCGGCTGCAGAAGGTGTTCGAGCAGGCCGTCTTCTCCGCCATCTATGCATCCGACGTCTTCCTGCACGACCTGCAGACGAGCTGCCCGCTCCTCTTTGAGACCAAGACAGCCTCCGAAAAGGAACGGCTCGCTTCCCTTCACTCGTTCTACCGGGGAGGCATGCAGAAAGGAATCTTCCACGAGCTGAACCCGTCCATCCTCATTATGCAGGACGAGGTCGTGCTCCGGAAAATGCTCTCCTCCTCCTTCCTGATGGAGGAAGGCCTTTCCCTGAAGCAGGCGCTGTACGACTATTACGAGGCGAAGAAAGTCCAGCTCGTGAGGCCGGAGCATCTGCCGGACCAAGACCATTCCTCCCTTCACGAAGGGATCGAGCGCATTCTCCGGAAGCTTGCCGAGACGTAG